In Setaria viridis chromosome 5, Setaria_viridis_v4.0, whole genome shotgun sequence, the genomic stretch CACTTGTGAAATACGACTTTCAACACAGCAATTCTGCATCATCTCCAGACGAGCTTTAGAATTAAACTTAAAAGTATGGAAGCCACACACTGGTCAACAGTCAACTCCACGAGCACTGGCAAGTAAAAAACTCCAAGCCACCCAAAACTAAACCCACATGAAGCAGCACATCAGCCTCATCTCGCCGTCCTAAACAGAGCACAAACTCCGAAATAACTTCTGCGCAACCACATGGACTCCCCGAGCTCAACATATATTACATTTTCACAATGTAAGCGCGAAACGCTCCGACAGACAATTCGTCAAACACCGCCCATCCAGTCATCCACTCCTACAACCACGCCAACTCACCGACTAGCTAACGGACCAACAAGCCCAGCCAGCACCTCAATTCTCAGTTACAGCAGAGCAGCACAGCATTTTCGCATAACGAAGCAGAACACGGAGAGCGAGAGTAGCGAGAGGGAGAGCGGGCACCGACAAGGTCGACGAGGGCGGCCGCCTTCTGGTACCGGTTGCCGTAGGCGAGCGCGTCCGAGCGGCGGTGGTACTGCTTCGCGCCCcgcacgccgctgccggcgccacCGGCGGACGTGGAGCCGCgaccctcctccccctccgcctccgtgaTGAGCGGCGCCAACGCTCCCCTCATCGGCATCGCTCTCCACACTTCGACGGGGAAGCCGCAGGGCCGACACGGCGGAGATCTGCGACGACGATCTGAATTCTGGAGCGGGGCTTCGATGGGGGATTAGTTTACGAGTGATGTGTGGAGAAGTGGGGGTTGGGAGTGGGATTTAGACATTTAGTAATCCGACGCGAACGTGTTCCGTTAGTAGCCCGCCACGCTTGCGAACATTTCCATCGTTATCATGCATTCATGTCGCGGTTTTTTTTTCAGCTTTGGGAGCGCGGAGTTTTCAGCTTTGGAGCGCGGAGTTAGCGGCAGGAACAGCGGGGCACCGTCGCGACGAACACGCGTACTACGCGTTACACGCTCGCGCGCAGCGGGTGCGGGTTCATTGGTGGGCGACGGTGTTTGGTGTGCGGTTGACGTGTACGGACGTTGGCCGTGGGCGTTGGCCGTGGGCGTCGGCCGCAAGGCcccaaacgcgtagctttcggAACGGATAGGGGCTGAGCTCACCAGGGTATTATCCGGCAACGGGCATGACAAGACAGACACCCGGGCGAAGGCAGCATTTTGTCAAGGAATTAATAAAAGTTCGTCTGAATCAGCTAACCCGATAAAAAGGGCTCTAGCGCCGTCCACTCCCTTGCAGGAATTTTGTTATACTGCTCAATGGAAGTGTTATGGATTTTATGGACATTAAATCTCATAACACATCAGCAAAACTGCTAACTTGATATTTAGTacgaggagagaggagaagagagtttcatccccatgaaacccACCTAACACAGTTATTAAATCCATGAAACTCAATGAAACTTCGCACTAAGCATGTTATGGTTTTATAGCATgacacatttgatcataactcAATGCAAAAATTAAATGATGCAGGCTATCTATAAAACTGTGTAATGAAACTATACTGAGAGTGATGGTTTTATTTTATTGAAAAGCTAACATATCACTCTTGGTAACAATACGATGAAGTCGTGCACTGAAACTCGCCTAAGGATGCTTGAATTCCGCATCATCAGGGGCGCTGCCCGACTCTCgctggtactccctccatcccaaattataagtcgctttgacttttttgatacattcactttgctatgtatatagatataacaatatatctagatgcataacaaagtggatgtaccaaaaaagtcaaaacgacttataatttgggatggagggagtaattttcGTTCCTCAGGCTCAAAATTCTCGAAGCGCCTCCTTGCTTAAGCTCATGAAGTCATGAGTATGTTGCAGCTTAAGTGACACATCTTTCGCTAGTCACGACCATGAGGGGGGGGGGTTATTTTAATGCTGCTTTGTACCGGTCACGACACTTTGCTCATGTTGCAACTTTCTGTTTTCTCTTTTCCCTTTGATGGGGGGGGGATTATTTTAATGCTGCTTTGTACCGGTCACGACACTTTGCTCATGTTGCAACTTTCTGTTTTCTCTTTTCCCTTTGATTCGTCCTACATAGCAAGTGCGAGATATGAGGTGTGTTTACCTGTTTGGTCATCTTCTATGTGTTATCACATTTTTTACCAAAGCACACCTGAGGTACGATAAATTGTTTACTCATCCACATTAGGCAAAGATTAGGGAATAAAAGGTCGTGTCTAAAACAGACGAGGTAGCAGTGTGACAAAATACAGCTGTACCACTGAATAAACACTTAAATAAAGATAGTGAAACCTCCCTAGAAAATTTTTATAACCATTTCATTAAAAAAGTTTCATGATAAATTATTTTGACACCCAACGAATCAAACATGCTTGTGGCGACTTCATCGAATTCGATATATTTCGACGCAGTCTCACGAAAAGTACTCATGGTGATAGTGGCATAGTGATAGTGGCGGAGGTTGCACGTGTATGTTCCTTATGTgcttcaaaaagaaaaggacaaaCAAGAATACTTGAATCCTAGGCGAGTATTGTGGAATCTAGGCAAGCTGGATTATTGTGGAAGACGTTTTTTTAACCCATTCGGCACCTTTCTCAGTGTTCATGCTTATATAAAGGGAACACGCATGATGCGATGATCCCGTATTTTGCGTGTGGGTCGCGTAAATCTAACGCCCGCCTTCGAACCCCATGGCCTGACCACCATACCCCACCTGCAGCACCAAATCATCCGGGATAAGATAACACCACCTGCACAAGCACGAGCAGCAGCTCGTCCGCCTCCCTGCCCAgcagccatggccgccaccTCTACCTCCCCGCtattctccctctcctccctctccgcctccctcccttcccccacccggctcccctcctccctctccctccgcgcCCTCTCCCCACGCGCCCGCCTCTCGGCCTCCCTCCCCTTCGCCTCCCCACATGGTACGGTTCTCTGTCTGGCGCCTTTGCTTTCCCTTCCTCGACAATTCTGCGTGTTACCTCATCGATGTTTCTGTTGCTCGTTGGTTTTTTCAGGAGGGTGCGGGGCTTGGGCCGCGACATCGACGTCGTCCGCGGGGAAGTTGAGGCGGCGGGGCCTGGAGGTGGTGTGCGAGGCCACGACCGGCCGGCGGCCTGACTCGGTCGCGAAGAGGGAGCGCCAGAACGAGAAGCACCGCATCCGCAACCACGCGCGCAAGGCTGAGATGCGCACCAGgatgaagaaggtaagctgacTGACGCCTAGTGGCGGCGGCTGCATTCCTCTCCCCCTTGCTGCTTATAGTTTCGCCAGCAATCTAACCGCATTGTGTGATAGAAATGCTTAAGTGGCACTAGGCAGTTAGAAAAAAGGGAGTTTAGTTTTGAAGGTACATTTTACTGAATTAGCTTTATCTTGAGAATTCAGCTTGCTAGATGGACTCGATTTGTGAACCATTTAGATCAATCGAAATTCTGAGTTTGTTATTCATTAAGTAATTGGGAATTTTGGTCTACTTTGGCAGTTTGGTTGGTTTTTATGTTAGCTGGTATATATCATGTTAATGTGTATGGATCGGAGGGCATGGAGAAATGCAGTCTCTATGAATTTGTATCCTCAGCATTTAAAGAGTTGAACAATATGATAATGTTGATTGATTTGATGTTAATTGAATTATTAAAATGTCAGCTCATTATTTGAATATATGTGGAAGTAAATATTTTGCTATTCGATTACACGGTAATAGTGTATGAATCATTTCCCTCAAAGAAAAACCAGCTCAAGAAAAAGGAGACCAGTTAGTGAGTTCAATTCCTTGGTTATCTTGCATGTGAACTATAGTTGTTTTCTGTTATTGTGATAAATCACATGGCACGAAAGAGACTGTTAATGCAGATGGGATATGAAATCCCACTTTGATCCAGCATTCAGTATCGTCATAATTTTTACGGGGTTAAGAACCATataggggcgtttggttccctttgcttatttttagcatgtgtcacatcgaatgtttagacactaattaggagtattaaacttatttacaaaacccattacataagtggaggctaaacggcgagacaaatctattaagcctaattaatccatcattagcaaaatgtttactgtagcaacacattgtcaaatcatggattaattaggcttaatagattcgtctcgccgtttagcctccacttatgtaatgggttttgtaaatagtctacgtttaatactcctaattagtatctaaacattcaatgtgacgggtgctaaaaataagtcagtggaaccaaacacccccttactgtTGTTCTC encodes the following:
- the LOC117854433 gene encoding small ribosomal subunit protein bS20c, producing MAATSTSPLFSLSSLSASLPSPTRLPSSLSLRALSPRARLSASLPFASPHGGCGAWAATSTSSAGKLRRRGLEVVCEATTGRRPDSVAKRERQNEKHRIRNHARKAEMRTRMKKVFRALEKLRKKADAQPEEIIEIEKMIAEAYKAIDKTVQVGALHRNTGNHRKSRLARRKKAIEILRGWYVPNAEPVAAT